One window from the genome of Mucilaginibacter ginsenosidivorans encodes:
- a CDS encoding M28 family metallopeptidase, which yields MNRNNTLLLIPAVALLWSCNRQNKTTGPITPEDIKSHIAVLANDSLMGRKPFTEGETKTIRYISAEFKKLGLEPGDNGSYYQDVPLVEIKGSPSETMEVTGGKSPITLHSFTDFVAFTRQELEEVDLKNSPLVFAGYGVVAPEYNWNDYAGLDVKGKTVVVLVNDPGFKSGDPKLFKGDTMTYYGRWTYKYEEAARQGAAGVIIVHQTEPASYPWSVVSSSNTGARLYLQQGNKHMDRCKVEGWMTEDAAKKLFAQAGVTGDFRAMARKKDFKAIPLNMTVNLTIHNKLKYSLSHNVIGVLKGSTAPDEYIIYTAHWDHFGIGKPDAKGDSIYNGAVDNADGSATLISMAKAFTEAKEKPKRSIIFLAVTAEEQGLLGSEYYATHPVYPLNKTVANINMDALGNYGETKDISITGKGQNDLEDYIEKYSKEDGLTVVGDSKPGAGGYYRSDHFNFAKVGVPALDMNNGTVSATHEAGWAKKQQDNYTANTYHQPSDNYSPDMDASGMAQIANLLYRLGADLANESTFPGWKNGSEFKAIRDKSMGK from the coding sequence ATGAACAGAAATAACACCCTGCTTCTAATCCCGGCAGTTGCGTTGCTATGGAGCTGCAATCGCCAGAACAAAACAACCGGCCCTATCACACCCGAAGACATCAAGAGTCACATCGCTGTGCTGGCTAACGATTCATTAATGGGTCGAAAACCCTTCACCGAAGGTGAAACCAAAACCATCCGCTACATCTCGGCCGAGTTCAAAAAGTTAGGTCTCGAACCGGGGGACAACGGCAGCTATTACCAGGACGTACCGCTCGTAGAAATCAAAGGCAGTCCTTCTGAAACGATGGAAGTTACAGGCGGGAAATCGCCCATCACTTTGCATAGTTTTACCGACTTTGTTGCCTTTACCCGGCAGGAACTGGAGGAGGTTGATCTGAAAAACTCACCGTTGGTTTTTGCAGGATACGGTGTTGTTGCGCCGGAATATAACTGGAACGATTATGCAGGGCTCGATGTAAAGGGTAAGACCGTAGTGGTGCTGGTAAACGATCCCGGCTTTAAATCAGGCGACCCCAAATTATTCAAAGGTGATACCATGACCTACTACGGCCGCTGGACCTACAAGTATGAAGAAGCAGCACGACAGGGTGCTGCCGGTGTCATCATTGTACATCAAACCGAACCGGCCAGTTATCCCTGGAGTGTGGTTAGCAGCAGCAATACCGGTGCAAGGCTTTACCTGCAGCAAGGCAATAAACACATGGACCGCTGCAAAGTGGAAGGGTGGATGACCGAAGATGCTGCCAAAAAACTATTCGCGCAGGCAGGAGTTACCGGTGACTTCCGCGCAATGGCCCGCAAAAAGGACTTTAAAGCTATCCCTCTTAATATGACTGTAAACCTAACCATTCATAACAAGCTCAAATATTCGCTTTCGCACAATGTCATCGGTGTTTTAAAGGGGAGCACTGCGCCTGATGAATACATCATTTACACCGCGCATTGGGACCACTTTGGCATTGGCAAACCGGATGCGAAAGGCGACAGCATTTATAATGGCGCTGTGGACAATGCCGATGGAAGCGCAACGCTCATCAGTATGGCTAAAGCCTTTACGGAGGCAAAAGAAAAACCGAAACGCTCTATTATTTTCCTCGCCGTTACTGCGGAGGAACAGGGCCTGCTGGGTTCCGAATATTATGCCACCCACCCGGTTTACCCTTTAAATAAAACCGTTGCCAACATCAATATGGATGCCCTTGGCAATTACGGCGAAACAAAAGATATTTCCATCACCGGCAAGGGGCAGAACGACCTGGAAGATTATATCGAAAAGTATTCAAAAGAGGATGGCCTCACCGTTGTGGGCGATTCCAAGCCCGGAGCCGGCGGATACTACCGGTCAGACCATTTTAATTTCGCAAAAGTAGGGGTACCGGCTCTTGATATGAACAATGGCACAGTAAGCGCCACGCATGAAGCAGGATGGGCCAAAAAACAGCAGGACAATTATACGGCTAATACCTATCACCAGCCATCTGATAACTATTCCCCGGACATGGATGCTTCTGGCATGGCACAGATCGCCAACCTGCTTTACCGTCTTGGTGCCGACCTGGCAAATGAAAGCACATTTCCCGGTTGGAAAAACGGTTCGGAGTTCAAAGCGATAAGGGATAAGTCGATGGGTAAATAG
- a CDS encoding TraR/DksA family transcriptional regulator, which yields MKQENEKTRYSDAELQEFKALILEKMRIAKEELNALASSLSSPNANGTDDTAGTYKTLEDGSATLEKESINQLAARQKKFIEQLEAALMRIENKTYGVCRETGKLIQKERLRAVPHTTLSMEAKLKQY from the coding sequence ATGAAACAAGAAAACGAAAAAACCAGGTACTCTGACGCAGAGCTGCAGGAGTTTAAAGCGCTGATATTGGAAAAAATGCGTATTGCTAAAGAAGAGTTGAACGCGCTTGCATCGTCGTTAAGTTCACCAAATGCCAACGGCACGGATGATACGGCCGGAACATATAAAACATTGGAAGACGGGTCGGCTACGCTGGAAAAGGAATCCATCAATCAACTGGCTGCACGCCAGAAGAAATTTATAGAGCAGCTGGAAGCTGCGCTTATGCGTATTGAAAACAAAACCTATGGTGTTTGCCGCGAAACCGGTAAGCTGATCCAAAAAGAACGCCTGCGTGCCGTACCACATACCACGCTGAGCATGGAAGCCAAACTGAAGCAATATTAA
- a CDS encoding lipoprotein signal peptidase encodes MKAAYTRPFLIATLVIIADQIIKTWVHGHMIMGQEIHFLGSKGMLRYTENNGMAFGMEFGGDWGKLFLTLFRIGAVIAIAWGLVYLIKHKYHRGLILNVALIFAGALGNIIDSTFYGVIYHYAPLFHGRVVDMFYFPLFSGNFPHWFPFWGGEDFEFFRPIFNLADASISVGVIMILIKQKHYFKHQTAEVTTPNSEVVEE; translated from the coding sequence ATGAAGGCTGCTTATACCAGGCCATTTCTTATTGCCACTCTCGTGATCATTGCCGACCAGATTATAAAGACCTGGGTGCATGGTCACATGATCATGGGGCAGGAGATACATTTCCTTGGCAGCAAGGGCATGCTGCGTTACACCGAAAACAACGGCATGGCCTTCGGTATGGAATTTGGAGGTGATTGGGGTAAATTATTCCTGACATTGTTCCGCATAGGAGCCGTTATCGCGATAGCATGGGGTTTGGTTTACCTGATAAAACACAAGTACCACCGGGGGCTTATACTGAATGTTGCCTTAATATTTGCGGGCGCTTTGGGTAATATAATCGACTCTACTTTTTATGGAGTTATTTACCATTATGCACCGTTATTTCACGGCCGCGTGGTTGATATGTTTTACTTCCCGCTTTTCTCGGGCAATTTCCCGCACTGGTTCCCGTTTTGGGGAGGCGAGGATTTTGAGTTTTTCCGGCCCATTTTTAACCTGGCCGATGCCTCCATATCTGTTGGCGTTATCATGATACTGATCAAACAAAAGCACTATTTTAAACATCAAACTGCCGAAGTAACGACGCCCAACAGCGAGGTGGTGGAAGAGTAA